A stretch of the Vicinamibacterales bacterium genome encodes the following:
- a CDS encoding ABC transporter permease, whose protein sequence is MDFRYALRSLGKQPQFTFVAVLTLALGIGANAAIFSLVYRALLRPLPYRDAGRLVFIWNSGKDGGRTNVAIPDYLDRRADAPAIEDATLFTPRNATLSAAGRPEQLVALAVTPSFFSTLGRGPALGRAFTADEAVPGANRRVILTDAAWRGRFGGDPGIIGRSIQLDGEPHEIVGVLPADLDLPLRDVALLTPFAFTPGQMSDQARGNEFSFMIARLRPGATIDQLNAQMRAIVSRLIDRLPARAAYMRNSGFTGVAVPLREQLVGEARTPLLLLQGGVLLVLLIACANVASLLLMRATGRGSELAIRSSLGASPWRIVRQLLVEGTVLSALGGAAGLAVAVFAVRGLAAMVADQIPSASGAAVDPAALAFTAAVALLTGVVFGVVPSLTVLRGATATALKEHAGRASPGRRTRTARAALIVAEIAVAVTLVAGAGLLMKSFARVTRVDPGFASERVLSAQLALPRARYRDAAAMRAFWSRLLGELRGIPGVRAAALTGAVPFSGQDGSGTYRIVDRPIAPTDPPPHAFLNTVGGDFFRALEIPLRAGRVFNDGDTASASRVVVIDELLARRHFAGADPIGRQLNFDSPRNYTIVGVVGTINQGDLARPVPEERIYFNVGQVAQSVMGIVVKTSVDPASIAPQLRAAVQTVDPEQAISQVRPLDEWRRRSLQPRRTPTVLLALFGAAALVLSAIGIYGVLSSAVAERRRELAIRQALGAGPGSILTLVLGEGLRTTVAGIALGIGGAALLTRYLQSLLFGVTPRDATVFAASAGVLAAVALLACYVPARRATRVDPIAALRDV, encoded by the coding sequence ATGGATTTCCGCTACGCGCTGCGCTCGCTCGGCAAGCAGCCGCAGTTCACGTTCGTCGCCGTCCTGACGCTCGCGCTCGGCATCGGCGCGAACGCGGCGATCTTCAGTCTGGTCTATCGGGCGCTGCTGCGTCCGCTGCCGTACCGCGACGCCGGCCGGCTGGTGTTCATCTGGAACTCCGGCAAGGACGGCGGGCGCACCAACGTCGCGATCCCCGACTATCTCGATCGCCGCGCCGACGCGCCGGCCATCGAGGACGCGACGTTGTTCACGCCGCGCAATGCCACCCTCTCCGCGGCCGGGCGCCCCGAACAGCTCGTTGCGCTGGCGGTCACACCATCGTTCTTCTCGACGCTGGGACGCGGTCCGGCGCTCGGGCGCGCCTTCACCGCGGACGAAGCCGTTCCTGGCGCGAACCGTCGCGTGATCCTCACCGACGCGGCGTGGCGCGGACGGTTCGGCGGCGATCCCGGCATCATCGGCCGCTCCATACAGCTCGACGGCGAGCCGCATGAGATCGTCGGCGTGCTGCCGGCCGACCTCGATCTGCCGCTGCGCGACGTCGCGCTGCTGACGCCGTTCGCCTTCACGCCCGGGCAGATGTCCGACCAGGCCCGCGGCAACGAGTTCAGCTTCATGATCGCGCGGCTGCGCCCGGGGGCGACGATCGATCAGCTGAACGCGCAGATGCGGGCCATCGTCTCGCGGCTGATCGACCGCCTGCCGGCGCGCGCCGCATACATGCGCAACTCGGGGTTCACGGGCGTGGCCGTGCCGCTGCGCGAACAGCTCGTCGGCGAGGCGCGGACGCCGCTGCTGCTGCTGCAGGGCGGCGTGCTGCTGGTGCTGCTCATCGCCTGCGCCAACGTCGCCAGCCTGCTGCTGATGCGCGCGACCGGCCGCGGCAGCGAACTCGCCATCCGCAGCTCGCTCGGCGCGAGCCCGTGGCGGATCGTGCGGCAACTGCTGGTCGAAGGCACCGTGCTGTCCGCGCTCGGCGGCGCCGCCGGACTCGCCGTCGCCGTCTTCGCGGTGCGCGGGCTCGCGGCGATGGTCGCCGACCAGATCCCCTCCGCCTCGGGTGCGGCCGTCGATCCGGCGGCGCTCGCGTTCACCGCGGCCGTCGCCCTGTTGACCGGCGTCGTGTTCGGCGTGGTGCCGTCGCTGACGGTGCTCCGCGGCGCAACGGCAACGGCGTTGAAAGAGCATGCGGGCCGCGCCTCGCCCGGACGGCGAACCCGAACGGCACGGGCGGCGCTGATCGTCGCCGAGATCGCCGTCGCCGTGACGCTGGTCGCCGGCGCCGGGCTGCTGATGAAGAGCTTCGCGCGCGTCACCCGGGTGGATCCCGGCTTCGCGAGCGAGCGCGTATTGTCGGCGCAGCTTGCACTGCCGCGCGCGCGGTACCGCGACGCGGCGGCGATGCGCGCCTTCTGGTCCCGGCTGCTCGGCGAACTCCGCGGCATTCCCGGCGTCCGCGCGGCGGCGCTCACCGGCGCCGTCCCGTTCTCGGGACAGGACGGCTCGGGCACCTATCGCATCGTCGATCGTCCGATCGCGCCGACCGATCCGCCGCCGCACGCGTTCCTCAACACCGTCGGCGGCGACTTCTTCCGCGCGCTGGAGATCCCGCTGCGCGCCGGACGCGTGTTCAACGACGGCGACACGGCGTCCGCCTCGCGCGTGGTCGTGATCGACGAGCTGCTCGCGCGCCGCCACTTCGCCGGCGCCGATCCGATCGGTCGGCAGCTCAACTTCGACAGCCCGCGCAACTACACGATTGTCGGGGTCGTCGGCACGATCAACCAGGGAGATCTGGCGCGGCCGGTGCCCGAGGAGCGCATCTACTTCAACGTCGGCCAGGTGGCGCAATCGGTCATGGGCATCGTGGTCAAGACGTCGGTCGATCCCGCGTCGATCGCGCCGCAGCTGCGCGCGGCGGTTCAGACGGTCGATCCCGAGCAGGCCATCTCGCAGGTGCGGCCGCTGGACGAATGGCGCCGGCGGTCACTGCAGCCGCGGCGCACGCCGACCGTGCTGCTGGCGCTGTTTGGAGCGGCCGCGCTGGTGCTTTCGGCGATCGGCATCTACGGGGTGCTGTCGTCGGCGGTCGCGGAGCGCAGGCGCGAGCTCGCCATCCGGCAGGCGCTCGGCGCGGGTCCTGGATCGATTCTCACGCTGGTGCTCGGCGAGGGGCTGCGGACCACGGTGGCCGGCATCGCTCTCGGAATCGGCGGAGCCGCGCTGCTGACTCGCTACCTGCAATCGCTGCTGTTCGGCGTGACGCCGCGCGACGCGACGGTGTTCGCCGCCTCCGCCGGCGTGCTTGCGGCGGTCGCGCTGCTGGCGTGCTACGTTCCGGCGCGCCGCGCCACCCGGGTCGATCCGATCGCGGCGCTGCGCGACGTCTGA
- a CDS encoding RNA-binding protein, whose amino-acid sequence MGRRLYVGNLPFTAGEAELQELFAGAGAVESVKVMRDMATGRARGFAFVEMATDEDAQRAIDTLHNKDFGGRNLTVNEARPRAERSEGGGGYRGGGGYGGGGGYGGGGGYGGGGGGGRGGRREPRW is encoded by the coding sequence ATGGGTCGGAGACTCTACGTCGGCAACCTTCCCTTCACGGCAGGCGAGGCGGAGCTGCAGGAGCTGTTCGCCGGCGCCGGCGCAGTCGAGTCGGTGAAGGTGATGCGCGACATGGCGACCGGCCGCGCCCGCGGCTTCGCCTTCGTCGAGATGGCGACCGACGAAGACGCGCAGCGCGCGATCGACACGCTGCACAACAAGGACTTCGGCGGACGCAATCTCACGGTCAACGAGGCGCGCCCGCGCGCCGAGCGCAGTGAAGGCGGCGGCGGCTACCGCGGCGGCGGCGGCTACGGCGGCGGCGGCGGCTACGGCGGCGGTGGCGGCTACGGCGGCGGTGGCGGCGGCGGGCGCGGCGGCCGTCGCGAGCCGCGCTGGTAG
- the nrfD gene encoding NrfD/PsrC family molybdoenzyme membrane anchor subunit, translating into MPGVEGFIYPNEIELQWSVLIVIYPFLTGLVAGAFILASLERVFNVAAVRPTYRLALLTALAFLIVAPLPLQMHLGHPERSFEMMITPHTDSAMAMFGFVYLWYLMGVLVLEIWFDYRLYLVQTWKASTGVRRWFYGALTLWSDDVSPEALRLDDRLGRIITIVGIPSAFLLHGYVGFIFGSVKANPWWSTPLMPVVFLFSAIVSGIAIVMLLYMALSWRRGTRIDMVCLDTIARYLFYAFVIDFSLETLDLIHRIYEAGDSFGALDFMVKTRLFVSHIVVQICLGTIAPILMLAAVQLVRFNDVARRRIYAVAGTLTLIGIFAMRWNVVIGGQLFSKSLLGYTTYKMGFATREGLLPAIVIMLLPFAILAVLLKVLPPWSDKEQLSGHEA; encoded by the coding sequence ATGCCAGGCGTCGAAGGCTTCATCTATCCGAACGAGATCGAGCTCCAGTGGAGCGTGCTCATCGTCATCTACCCGTTCCTGACGGGACTCGTCGCCGGCGCCTTCATCCTGGCCTCGCTCGAGCGGGTGTTCAACGTGGCCGCCGTCCGTCCGACGTACCGCCTCGCCCTGCTGACCGCTCTGGCGTTCCTGATCGTCGCCCCGCTGCCGCTGCAGATGCACCTCGGACATCCCGAGCGGTCGTTCGAGATGATGATCACGCCCCACACCGATTCGGCGATGGCGATGTTCGGCTTCGTCTACCTCTGGTACCTGATGGGCGTGCTCGTGCTCGAGATCTGGTTCGACTATCGCCTCTACCTCGTACAGACGTGGAAGGCCAGCACCGGCGTCAGGCGGTGGTTCTACGGCGCGCTGACCCTGTGGTCGGACGACGTCAGCCCCGAGGCCCTCCGTCTGGACGACCGCCTCGGGCGAATCATCACCATCGTCGGCATCCCGTCGGCGTTCCTCCTGCACGGGTACGTCGGGTTCATCTTCGGGTCGGTCAAGGCCAACCCCTGGTGGTCCACGCCGCTCATGCCGGTGGTCTTCCTGTTCTCGGCGATCGTCTCCGGCATCGCCATCGTGATGCTGCTCTACATGGCGCTCTCGTGGCGCCGCGGCACGCGCATCGACATGGTGTGCCTCGACACGATCGCGCGCTACCTGTTCTATGCGTTCGTCATCGACTTCTCGCTCGAGACGCTCGACCTGATCCACCGGATCTACGAGGCCGGCGACTCCTTCGGCGCGCTCGACTTCATGGTGAAGACGCGGCTGTTCGTCTCGCACATCGTGGTGCAGATCTGCCTCGGCACGATCGCCCCGATCCTCATGCTGGCGGCCGTCCAGCTCGTACGGTTCAACGACGTGGCGCGGCGGCGCATCTACGCCGTCGCCGGCACGCTGACCCTGATCGGCATCTTCGCCATGCGGTGGAACGTCGTCATCGGCGGCCAGCTGTTCTCGAAGAGCCTGCTGGGATACACGACCTACAAGATGGGATTCGCGACGCGCGAGGGGCTCCTGCCCGCGATCGTCATCATGCTGCTGCCGTTCGCGATTCTGGCCGTGCTGCTGAAGGTGCTCCCCCCGTGGTCCGACAAGGAGCAGCTGTCCGGCCACGAGGCTTGA
- a CDS encoding 4Fe-4S dicluster domain-containing protein → MDQNRRAFLKQSTRYVLLTGAATVAWEYIVAGAPEQAPNYRIADHWWGMTIDVDACIGSGNCVRACKEENNVPLEDGYFRTWVERYRVDPADPEHPLVDSPNGGYDGFPQIDNPGGRFKTFFVPKMCNHCADSPCTQVCPVGATFDSPDGVVLVDKERCVGCRYCVQACPYGCRFIDPRTHTADKCTLCYHRITQGLTTACAEVCPTGARKLVDFKDPKDPVHEFLRTHRIHVLKPELATGAKVYYNGLDGAVR, encoded by the coding sequence GTGGACCAGAACCGCCGCGCATTCTTGAAGCAGTCGACGCGGTACGTCCTGCTGACCGGCGCCGCCACGGTGGCCTGGGAGTACATCGTGGCCGGAGCCCCGGAGCAGGCGCCGAACTACCGGATCGCCGATCACTGGTGGGGCATGACCATCGACGTCGACGCGTGCATCGGCTCGGGAAACTGCGTGCGCGCGTGCAAGGAGGAGAACAACGTTCCGCTCGAAGACGGGTATTTCCGGACCTGGGTCGAGCGGTACCGCGTCGACCCCGCCGATCCCGAGCACCCGCTCGTCGACTCACCCAACGGCGGCTACGACGGATTTCCGCAGATCGACAACCCCGGGGGGCGATTCAAGACCTTCTTCGTCCCCAAGATGTGCAACCACTGCGCGGACTCGCCCTGCACGCAGGTCTGCCCGGTGGGTGCGACGTTCGACAGCCCCGACGGCGTGGTGCTCGTCGACAAGGAACGCTGCGTCGGATGCCGCTACTGCGTCCAGGCGTGTCCGTACGGCTGCCGGTTCATCGATCCGCGGACGCACACCGCCGACAAGTGCACGCTCTGCTATCACCGCATCACGCAGGGGCTGACGACCGCGTGCGCCGAAGTCTGTCCGACCGGGGCCCGGAAACTCGTCGACTTCAAGGACCCGAAGGATCCGGTGCACGAGTTCCTCCGCACGCACAGGATTCACGTGCTCAAGCCGGAACTGGCGACGGGTGCCAAGGTCTACTACAACGGCCTTGACGGCGCCGTCCGCTGA
- a CDS encoding cytochrome c3 family protein, whose protein sequence is MRGRFRHAGHVKRVATVFLVGIVAFLIARRELIPADFGTLGFYRAGAIDEARARPIAYAGNASCVDCHRGKYENEFADPAAPPADPVSDNRHSVLRCESCHGPLALHAINQKKRDAGEDAPDTPVPLVTADKLCLGCHLEITARPAFQPQVRVGDHGDTDKCASCHRPHRPRTDEDDEG, encoded by the coding sequence ATGCGCGGTCGCTTTCGGCACGCGGGTCACGTCAAGCGCGTAGCCACCGTCTTCCTGGTGGGAATCGTGGCCTTCCTGATCGCGCGGCGGGAGCTCATTCCAGCGGACTTCGGCACCCTCGGGTTCTATCGGGCCGGGGCGATCGACGAGGCGAGGGCCCGTCCGATCGCCTACGCCGGCAACGCCTCCTGCGTCGACTGCCACCGCGGGAAGTACGAGAACGAATTCGCCGACCCCGCGGCGCCGCCGGCCGATCCGGTGAGTGACAACAGGCATTCCGTCCTGCGGTGCGAATCCTGCCACGGACCGCTGGCCCTCCACGCGATCAACCAGAAGAAGAGAGACGCGGGAGAAGACGCACCCGATACCCCGGTGCCCCTGGTCACCGCCGACAAGCTCTGTCTCGGCTGCCATCTCGAAATCACGGCGCGGCCCGCGTTCCAGCCCCAGGTGCGGGTGGGCGATCACGGGGACACCGACAAGTGCGCCAGCTGCCATCGGCCGCACCGGCCGCGGACCGACGAGGACGACGAAGGATAA
- a CDS encoding cytochrome c — protein MRNLAPLLGLVGLMALPVSAQNASLVEAGKAVYSSKKCARCHMVAGKGYKNGKLDGVASKVSADDLRKWLTAPREMEAKLEKKPKVRMSSRKNMTLTEAEVSALVAYLMTLK, from the coding sequence ATGCGGAATCTCGCGCCGCTGCTCGGACTCGTGGGGCTGATGGCGCTTCCGGTGTCCGCGCAGAACGCCAGCCTCGTCGAGGCGGGCAAGGCGGTGTACTCGAGCAAGAAATGCGCAAGGTGCCACATGGTGGCCGGCAAGGGCTACAAGAACGGCAAGCTTGACGGCGTGGCGTCGAAGGTCAGCGCGGACGATCTGCGGAAGTGGCTGACGGCGCCGCGCGAGATGGAGGCGAAGCTGGAGAAGAAGCCGAAGGTCAGGATGTCGTCGAGAAAGAACATGACATTGACCGAGGCTGAAGTGTCGGCGCTGGTCGCGTACTTGATGACGCTGAAGTAG
- a CDS encoding cytochrome c, translating into MTRTLGAIAVAVVLAGGTALAGQSPDPKAAAAGRKLYVTYKCDKCHTIAGRGTKKANGELDSVGAELTAAEIKKWLTSPAEMEATLKKPPKGTDAMSNALKTKGIEPGEIDLLVAYLQTLTRKK; encoded by the coding sequence ATGACGCGAACACTCGGAGCAATCGCCGTCGCCGTGGTGTTGGCCGGGGGGACCGCGCTGGCGGGTCAGTCGCCGGATCCGAAAGCGGCGGCCGCCGGCAGGAAGCTGTACGTGACCTACAAGTGTGACAAGTGCCACACGATTGCCGGGCGCGGCACCAAGAAGGCGAACGGCGAGCTTGACAGTGTGGGCGCGGAGCTCACCGCCGCGGAGATCAAGAAGTGGCTGACCAGTCCGGCCGAGATGGAGGCCACCCTGAAGAAGCCGCCCAAGGGTACCGATGCCATGTCGAACGCCCTCAAGACCAAGGGCATCGAGCCGGGAGAGATCGATTTGCTGGTGGCGTACCTGCAGACGCTGACCAGGAAGAAGTAG